The proteins below are encoded in one region of Methanosarcina barkeri 3:
- the gvpN gene encoding gas vesicle protein GvpN: protein MVYKATHQRIIRGKPIHKTLEETKQESVTGDLKNIKEPFQSSANLKNNCKEQKYLVPEMECFINSSEIQELSERIKIWVKAGYPVHLIGPTGCGKTSLAVHIAKELGRPVVWINGDESLTTKDLIGGYAQIKQESIRDNYIHNVLKSSDVIKPEWTDNPLAIACKYGYTLIYNEFSRAKPFANNVLLSVFEEGILELPSRFGEEKYIKVHPDFRAILTSNSVEYAGVHVPQDALLDRMVGIYMDYYSFETEVQIVKGHTGISEKESEKIVSAIRKIRDQTNEAQKPGIRSGIMVGKAVKNLNGNVKDYFEQLFVDVIATKTSSNAELLKKKKLVIDVISELNSENTGSNAEPYRKEKPVNKAVLKTA from the coding sequence ATGGTATATAAAGCGACGCATCAGAGAATAATAAGGGGTAAACCTATTCACAAAACCTTAGAGGAAACAAAACAGGAATCAGTTACTGGCGACCTGAAAAATATAAAGGAACCATTTCAGTCCAGTGCTAACTTAAAAAATAATTGTAAAGAACAAAAGTATCTGGTTCCTGAGATGGAGTGTTTTATCAACAGTTCTGAAATCCAAGAATTAAGTGAAAGAATAAAAATATGGGTAAAAGCCGGATACCCTGTACATTTGATTGGTCCTACAGGTTGTGGAAAAACAAGTCTTGCTGTACATATTGCAAAAGAACTTGGACGTCCTGTCGTATGGATTAACGGAGATGAGTCTCTTACGACAAAAGATCTCATAGGTGGATATGCTCAGATCAAGCAGGAGTCGATAAGGGACAATTATATTCATAATGTACTAAAAAGTTCAGATGTCATAAAACCTGAGTGGACTGACAATCCTCTGGCTATTGCATGCAAGTACGGATATACTCTCATATATAACGAATTTTCCAGGGCAAAACCATTTGCAAATAACGTTTTACTCTCGGTTTTTGAAGAAGGGATACTTGAACTACCTTCCCGGTTTGGTGAAGAAAAATACATAAAAGTACATCCGGATTTCAGGGCAATTCTGACAAGTAATTCGGTTGAGTACGCAGGTGTTCATGTTCCTCAGGATGCTTTGCTGGATCGAATGGTAGGCATATATATGGACTACTATAGTTTTGAAACTGAAGTTCAGATAGTGAAAGGTCATACAGGCATATCTGAGAAAGAATCTGAAAAAATAGTATCTGCCATCCGAAAAATAAGAGATCAGACTAATGAAGCTCAGAAACCTGGAATCAGGTCTGGCATTATGGTTGGAAAAGCTGTGAAAAATTTGAATGGTAACGTAAAAGACTACTTTGAACAGCTATTCGTCGATGTAATTGCAACAAAAACAAGTTCCAATGCTGAACTGCTGAAGAAAAAGAAACTTGTAATTGACGTCATATCAGAGCTGAACTCTGAAAATACAGGTTCTAATGCTGAACCATATAGGAAAGAGAAGCCTGTAAATAAAGCAGTGTTAAAGACTGCGTAA
- the gvpO gene encoding gas vesicle protein GvpO has translation MELKSGKKIRGKEKGEEMNSNVKENQTRTISLIEDLDKAIFVIEKITRKKAEGVVSVSREEDITKFIVEVLERKSIPDTQDILSIYEMNFNSSMEIMDYNKIGMRRRSDMFVQEED, from the coding sequence ATGGAATTAAAATCTGGGAAAAAAATCAGAGGCAAAGAAAAAGGGGAAGAAATGAACTCTAATGTAAAAGAAAACCAAACCAGGACAATTTCATTAATTGAAGACCTTGATAAAGCAATTTTCGTGATTGAAAAAATTACTCGAAAGAAAGCGGAAGGAGTAGTAAGTGTATCCAGAGAAGAAGATATCACAAAATTCATAGTTGAGGTCCTTGAAAGAAAATCAATTCCCGATACACAGGATATACTGAGTATCTACGAAATGAACTTTAACTCAAGTATGGAGATTATGGACTATAATAAAATAGGGATGCGACGTAGATCTGACATGTTCGTACAAGAAGAGGACTAA